The Neofelis nebulosa isolate mNeoNeb1 chromosome 1, mNeoNeb1.pri, whole genome shotgun sequence sequence tcttcttttttctcaaggTTTAACCTCCTTCTTTTTGCTGATTCCTCTTCTCAGTAATTCAGGGAACACCAGCTAGAACTATTAATAAACTATTCTTAAGCCAAAATAGTTGTGCTGATAGACCCTCAAGACTAGAGCAGCTACATctacaaaggcaagggaaacaaattaTAAACACACATTAGCCAGGCAAGAGAGAATTAtgtttatccatccacccatccatccatccatccatccatccatgaagTAAAGAATATTGAATGCTGATGCCAGAACCACCACCCTCCTTATGCTCAGTCTTGATTTCCCCTGAGATACTCCTAATCTACAAACATCTGTGAATTCCACCTGAGGGGACCCAAAAACCTATTTACAGGGAAAGCCACTCGGACCTCTTCTTATCTGCTCTTCATTTTCTAAGAACCCATGGCCTCAATCATGTCAacataaattcagaaataaaaaattcaaagaatttatcatggcttatcatttttatttggttcttatTATCTATTCTCACAAAAGGTTATAAATCACTTGATTGTAGACCCCCTAAGAACAAGGATTCTGTCTATCTTGTTTATCATGGTGTTCTAAATACCCAGCACATGGAAGGCACTCAAAAAAGTATAGAATGAATGGGACACTATATAAACAATTAGCTCAGCATTGCAGTGGTTCTAATGTTGGACACTCAGCAGAACCACCTGAGAACCTTATTTAAACCACGCATTCCTAAATAGTCTTCCCTAACTATACTTCCCTGTCAAAGAAAAACCACAGTTGGACAGTAGTTAAAGCCATATAAATAGATTTTGTTCAGGACTACCACAATAGGGGAAAGAAAGTACAGTACAGGGCTCAATTCCTAATATTAAACGGGCAAGTAAGAAGTAGGGGAGTGAGTCAGTGGATGGGAAGTTACCAATGGGAAACATCAGGGGTCAGGGAATTCCAGTTACATGACTGGACATGATCTTCACTCAAGACAGGCCAGAGTGCTCAGACTTCCCCTAAAGAATGGTGGAAAATGAGAAGGATGGGGACTCTTGGTAAATTGATTTAGCAGGgttcttgctaaaactggattTTATAAGGAAGTGCACAGATAGGCCCAGGAGAAGGTTCAGGAGCCTGACTCAAGTCTGATCAAGAAAGAAtctttgtcaatatccacaatcAGATGTACCATTATCAGGATTGGAAGGGGGGTGTGGGTACCTAGGTACAACATGTGTCCCTCACAGGCCTCCAGATTCTGTCATAGGGTGAGGGGCGTAACATCAGCAATTACTGTAGGAGGGGTAGTGGTTTTGTGTAGTTGAGAAAATTCCTCTGGTTAATTTTCACTCATCACCTCTAAACCctgtgagaaccactgctctagaaaCACCGCTCTTATGCCTGTAATATTCTCTGGATTTTTAGCTATAGATGCCTGTCAACTCTCAGACCCCTGATCCTTCAGCCAATCTTAGAATATCTCTGGGGCTCATACGTGGGTGACTGCACATGGATAACtacttttctcattaaaattttttcagtatttaacaTTCTTATCCTCTACCACAGGGACCTTCAGTCATTAAACATACTAAGGCATTCTATTTGAAGAGGCGGTCTAATACTGATTAAATGAAAAGGCAAGGTTACTTCTACCAAACCACATCAgattaaatgttttcattattagtaGAGAATGTCATTACCACCATGACCTTAAAACTTGGATCCCCAGACAAAACTTTTGGAAGAAGCCTTTAATACCCAGCCCACAGATTCCTCATCACCAGTTCCCCATAAGTCCATATCCTTCAGTCaaattaaacaagaaagaaaagggtgaCCTAGAAGTAGGGGTGAAGGAGTTAAAGGGGTTTGGAGCAGAGTTCTTATTCCTGTCTTTGAACAACAAAGTCCTCCAGCAGCTCTTCCTTTTGGGAAAACATTCCAGGCTGCAATCAGAAGCACTTCTCAGTATTATCCCCGGGGATATTGCCTGTGCACTAATCAATGATTAAAGCAGTTTCctgatcttatttaaaaatgacacaaatggGAACAGTTGAGGGACTCAAGAAGGTGGTCAggattttatcttaaatattttctggaaaagcAGCAGACAATTAAACCATTAAAGAACTCTAGGCAGTTTTTCAAGATTAAAATGTAACACATTTCAGTCGCAACTAAGCCTGTCATATAGGCATTCAAATTGCAATGTGACCCCCCCCCCAGAATACATTGGCACCCCAGTGAGTTCATTTCTATTAAAGAAGTGCTTCTGCGGAATGTGGGAGTCTAAACAACCTGTTCAATTGCCCAGAGTGacatggaaggaaaaggagaaaagatctTGGGAGTCAAAGGGAGTAGAGCTGAAATCACAATTTAGGATTATGTGATCTGATCAACATGACTTCCATCATCTCTCTtagcctctgcttcctcctctgaaaaatggtaataatattgATCTTGCAAGATTACTAAGGGAATGAGCCATGGTAATAGTAAGAATAAGAATACTGCCAATAGCAATTGTGTATGAGAATATTTCCTATCAGCATACTCTATCTCCCCAGGAAGCAGTGGAGGgatgttcttttttaatgcttatattaTGCAGCAGCCTCTTGAGTTTGCATTGGGAAACAGTAAGTACCTGTTTTTCTCTTGATGTTCCTTCTTAAATGTTGTTTACTCTGGTTTAAACCCTCAGaaatgtgaccttgggtaagtgctcaaaaacatttaaaggctACTAACCTTTACctttaagatttttatgtttcttgggtTGAATCTACCCCCTATCAGTTTTCATTTGTTCCCCTCAAAACTAGTTACTAAAATGACTAATTTTCCTTTGAACAGAgaatttttccaagtttatatATTAAACAGTGAGAATGATTAGGTCTCACATCCTTAAAGTACCTAATACAGCTATTTCCCTTCCTTTGGATAAACAACAAGCCCTAAATAATCCATTTTTTatcaatgaatatttactaataaaagaataaccaaaacaaaagtCCCAATTTTTCAAACTGCATTTAATGAGGCTAAAGTCTGAAACAATTGATCTTTTATTGGTCTTATGTGAAAATTAAGGAGTCTACTAAAGGTTTTAATAAACAATGTCACATCAGCTCAATCCCAACCATCTCCAattaacacaaacacacacacacacacacacacacaccaacaccaccatcaccaccaccccacccctcccacacacaccactgcaatcaaagaaaaagagagtacaCCAAAGTTTGTGTGGCAAACTCCCAATTAATGATCAAAACTCCTTGGAGCCAAGGTGCTATTCTCCCAATAGACTGCTATTTCTAAAATCTATCTCTTTGAAAACAACAGCATGATTAATTCCACCATTCTCACTTACATTACTTACAACATAGAAACAATGATGCAGTAAGAGCAattattaaaaacactttattatGTATAATTGTACATGCTGCAATTTGTGTCATTTGGGATTATTTTCCAGGTTGTGATGTCACCTACCAAGATTAACTAAATCTAATGTTCATCCTgccacaccacatacaaaaatacagttttcaaAGCAAAGTTCCCCTTCTCTACACAAAGATGGGTAAGAGTTTGTCAGATGAGTAAGAATACTTTGCACATGTATCAACACCATACAAGGCGTTATCCTTCACACAGTAACAtttaatgtattcttttatttgggAACAGCAGGACAAGAGCCCCTTTAACTCTCAGAGGGAAACGCAAACTTTGTTGCTAAAGCCGAACTCCAGGGATGAAAGTGTGGTCCTCTCAAGGGAGGCAGAGGCAGTGGGGATTTATGGAGGAGGGTGGAAGCCTCATAAGCACTTCAAGAGGAAGGAATTGCAGGTGGTTCCTCGGGGACAGTCGCAAAGCTTCCCAATCCGTGCTCCTTTTCGCACTGCGCACCGCTCCCCAGCGTGGCACTGCAAACAACACAAGGTGCAGTCTTCCCACATATGCAAACCCAGGCTCCCAATGGCCGCATCTCCCCATCAACACAATTTCCGACTCCTGGGAGGGATAGGTGGAACCTATCACCATCCCCAGAGGTCCAAGTATAGTCAGGCCTTAAACACAGAGAGCCTTGTGCTTATAATGTCAGTGAGAgaacataaaaggaaattatCGAACCCTTCCTactttatttcaccttttttgGGTGAGGGGCCACATTTTCTGGCTCCTTTGATAGtttatccaaaagaaagaaaatcagacatTTTTGTAAGAAATCAACAATAGACCTATTTCTCACAGTCTCTGCTCCCTGCTTTCAGCCTCCTCATCCcaaggaaggtgtgtgtgtgtgtgtgtgtgtgtgtgtgtgtgtgtgtgtgtgtgagagagagagagagagagagagagagagagagacagagacagagacagagacagagagacagagagagagaacgaacacatgcatgtgtgtgttcccTCAAGGAAAGTGACGAGCCGGGAATCAAGAATTTTGACCTTAAAACAGAGATCAAAAAATTGGCAGTGCTCcagaaggcaagaagaaaattgGAGGAACAAGATCTGAGTAGATTTAAGGGCTCTTCCAATTCAGATAATTCTTcatgagttgaaaaaaaaaaaaaacaaaaaccacctcaTCCTCAAGAAATGCTCCTTTCCATACAGACACCCAAGAGCTGATTCCTGGCATAAGCTATTGGGTCTTCTGAAATGGCCTTAGAGGCCAAGGACCACGTTTGGGGATGTAAAACAAAGGGAAGCCTACAGACTTCTGCAAACCCATTACCTGCAAATctagatggatctagagagtataaagctaagtgaaatagggcagagaaagccaaatactgtatgatttcactcatatgtggaatttaagaaacaaaacaaacaagaaaaaagagacaaaccccaaaacagaatgttaactatagagaacaaactgatagttaccacaTCCTGGGGAAAAGGTCACCTATAAGACTCAAGGTGGTATATTTCCTCCTGGAAAAACGTGGGGAAGGGGAACCCCAAAGCCTTACCATGGGGACTTGGCCATACTTCTTCTCATAGATCGGAATACTTTTAGTCTTGAGCTTCTTCAGGACTTCCTGTAGCGCTTCGATCTGCAACACACCGCCCCCACCCCGGAGGAGCCGAAGTTGCCGCCTTGGCTGCAAGCCCAGCTCGGGTGCTCACTTCCCCTCCAGTCCTAGTTACAAGGAGCCCcagaaccacacacacactccgCCTGGGACTCCAAGGACAGAAAGGGACGGTGCAGGGGTAGTAATTTAGCGAGCACGGTCTCTCGTACTGACCGCAAGTCCCTTAGCTGCGGAGGCTCCTGTTGCTCCAAGGGCCCGGGACAAGGGATTCGCTCTATAAACTGCCCGCAGGCAGTGGGGCTCCAGACGATTTTCAGATGGCAGCGGGAGCGCTGCCTTTGCGCTCATCTCCGCGCTCATCCCCGCGCACCCGGACTCTGGgaattgggggagggagggagggaggacggaCGCGTGTACAGAGGGACTGGGGGGCAACCAAGGGAGATCCAGGAGATACCCACCAGCTCCTTCTCATGGGAGGTATCCTCCACGGCGGAGTAGATGTCCAGGGCTCGGGGCTGGAGCTCAGCATCCTCCTGCGCACGGGCACCCAAGAGCGGTAGCAGAAAAAGCAGGGCGGCACCCAAGACGGTCAGCGGCCGGAGACGGGGGCTCTCCATGGTGCTGAAACTCGGCGCTGCTGTGGCACCCCACGCTCCCGCCTTTTATAGAGAGCCAGAGCCCGAGtacagggaagagggagggggcgACGAAGGAAGTGAGTGTGGAGGAGGGTCCAGGTCAACCGTCTGTAGGCAGCGCTCCGCCACCGCCTGACATCAATGCCCGTTGGACACCAGGCACCCGTGAACGAAGCTGTGCGCACAGACAACAGGGACCCCGCACCCCTAAGTGCTGTCAGCCCCGCGGCAAGGGACGCTCCCCTAGGGGCCAGAGCTGAAAtggaggggcggaggggcgaAAGctgagggatggggaggaggagggggccaggAAATGGAAAATGCCTTGGAGGCAAGGCACAGGCTGTAGACTCGCTCCCCATCCCTAGCAGCAGTGGCAAAGCAATCCACCTCACCAGCCCTGCTTCGCCTCTCACCCCAGCCTGTGGCAGTAAGCAGGAGGTGTTGCCTCCATGCAGGCATGTTTGCTGAGCATTTTACTAGACACTGATGCCAGGTAGGGGAGGCAAACATAGTACATATAACAAAGAGAAATCATGGCCTTCCCCAGGATGAGTTCACAGAATCTACGTGGtaatgagaaaagaaggaagacagactAACCTCAATTCAGGGGCAGTATGGAGGGTACAGAGAGAGCCCCATTCTGATTCTGGTCCTGGCTCCACTGtttacaagctgtgtgactttaggcaaaatAAAGAATCTATctaagcctctctctctctctctctctctctctctctctctctctctctctctttcatacaactggaatttaaaaatgcacCTTACAAAGTTATCAAAAGGAGGACTGAGAATAGGTATGTAAAATCCCTGTCCCTTAACACAATAAGCACTAagcctccctgcctcttccttttAAACTATGAGGCTACCCAGGTAAGTGGTTGTGTGCAGTACCTCAGTTTTTCCTTTGGGCAAACTCACCATCCTCATAACCCCTCTTACCCACTACCCACTTGTGATATCTAAGAAGCCTGtctagaaagaaagcaaaggggaTGAAAAATGCAACTCCCTGATTATGGATGATCTCTAGAGATCAGAAGTCAGTGATGAGCCAGGTCCTTAGTGACCTGGGAAGACTGGTTTTTAAAAGGTGGGGGGTCCTTATGGCCTGAATACAAATCAAAGTTTCTGTAGGAGAGGTGATGTTTTCCCTACTTAGACCTAGAGGCTTATCCCTCAGGCAGGCTTAACCCTGCCTGACCATCTGGGTTCTTTCACCACATCATCTTTCTTTCAACTGCTCCTAACCCCATTCACTTTTCTCCAACCCCATTACTACCACCCCAGTTCTGGACAATTGCCCCAACCTACATCTTGCCTTCCTCCAACTCCACCCCATTTTCTCTTGCCTTCCTCTAATCCATAACTGACAACCAGGCAGAGTGTTTTTACCCTTAATATGCACTGATGGCTTCCCATCTTACTAAGCACTGAATCTAAATTCCTCATCCTGACTTACAAAGTACTACATGATCTGTACCTCTCTCCAATTTCATGTCCTACCACTCTGCCCCAGACCCCTCCACTCCAGCCCCAGTGGTCTTCTCTGTGGTCCTCTAACAGGTCAAGCTCATTCCCATTTTGAAGCTTTTGCCCTTACCTTACCTGGAAAGGTCTTCCTGTGTTTCTAAATAGTCGAATACTTCTTGTAATTTAAATCTCGGTTTAAATGTCCTTGACCAGCCAATCTAAAGTATCCCCCAATTTATGCTTCCACAGATTTATTGCTTGCCATGTGATGTGGGTCACTGGGATAAttaatacaaaatatgtgtctgttatttcatttatcaAGTATTTAATTGCTACTCAAATGCACCCTGggaagaaattcaagaaaaactATCTCTCCTGATGAGTAGCACACACATCAACAGCATCAAAGTATTTTCCTTTGGGATAAATCTAACTTGAAAATTAATCTAATACCTACCCCAGGTCTGCCTCTTAAACATACCTTTAGATCCTACACAATAAAACTTCAGCACCAGCACATTTTACTGTTTAAACCTTACAGAGACATATTGGCACTCATTGCAAAAGGGATCTCCAGTAACGAAGGTATTCTAAATTTCAGAATGAAAGTAAGGTTTTAGTCCATCCTTCTGCAAAGATGGGGATATTCCCAATGCAGTAATTTCTCTCATGTTGTAGACAGACACAATTTACTGATTTGCTGTGGACAAACCTCTCTTAACCACTCCTCCTAAGATAAAGCAGGCTTCCTATTTCTCTCTTACTCCCCCCTTCaaattttgagtaatttcttttCCAGTATGGCCCAGAATAACACTTGGCCTTTTGGACTGTCATATTGCTCAAGTACCAAACTACTTTGTTATCCATTAACCCCCTCTCCATCCTTCTGCCAAACAAGTCTTGTTCAACAGTAAACTTCCTCAGTTTGggccaggaaaacaaaagcaaaaacaaacattggaactccatcaaaataaaaaattcttcacagtgaaggaaataatcaataaaactaaaagacaatctaatgaataggagaagatatttacaaatgacatatctgataaagggttagtatccaaaatacagaaagaactgatacaattcaatgcccaaaaaacaaagaatccaatttaaaaatgagcagaagacatgaacagacatttctccaaagaagaaacacagatcACCAAcaaatgcatgaaaagatgctcaacattactaatcaccagggaaacacaaatcaaaaccacaatgagataccacctcacacctgccagaatggctaaaatcaaaaacacaggaaacaacaagtgtggggaagagtgtggagaaaaaggaagcctcttgctgtgggaatgcaaactggtgcagccactgtagaacaCAATagggaggctcctcaaaaagttaaaaatactttccttttaCTGCCACAGTGGCAGCCATAAGTATGTTCAGGCTTCAAAAGAGGCTTGTCTCCAAGGTCCTCCACTGTGGCAAAAAAAGGCCTTGTTGGACCCCAATGAGTCTAAGGAAATCACCAGTGCCAACTCCCATCAGTACATCCAGAAACTGATCAAGGATGGGCTGGTCATCCAGAAGCCTGTACTGTCCATTCCCAGGATCAGTACCAGAAAAACACCTTGGCCTGCCACAAAGGTAGGCATATGGGCATCAGTAAGAGAAAAGGTACTGCCAAGGCTCAAATCCCTGAGAAGGTGACCTGGATGAGGAGAATGAGAATTCTGTGCCAGTTGCTCAGCAGACACCATGACTCTGAGAAGACTGACTGCCACATGTGTCATAGCCTGTACCTGAAAGTCAAGGGCAACCTGTTAAAAAACAGGCAGATTCTCATGGAACACATCCACAAGCTGAAGGCAGACAAGGCTCTCAAAAAGCTTCTGCTGAAAAGGCTTCTGCTGAAAAAGGTCCACAGATCAAGGACCAAGGAAGCACACAAAGTCTGTGAAGAGCACCTCCAAGCcaagaagaaggaaatcatcaGACTCTGTCCAAGGAgcaagagataaagaaataaaacttcctcTCTTTTGTCTGTATACAGTGGCCTCAGCAATTACACAGGTCGATTATTCAATAAAGCAAACCCTTAtcttccccccccaaaaaaattaaaaatagaactactatatgatccagtaattccactactgggtatttacacaaagaatacaaaaacaggggcgcctgggtggcgcagtcggttaagcgtccgacttcagccaggtcacgatctcgcggtccgtgagttcgagccccgcgtcaggctctgggctgatggctcggagcctggagcctgtttccggttctgtgtctccctctctctctgcccctcccccgttcatgctatgtctctctctgtcccaaaaataaataaaaaacgttgaaaaaaaaaaaatttaaaaaaaaaaaaaaaaaaaaaaaagaatacaaaaacattaattcaaaaagatacaagcactcctatgtttattgcagtattatttacaatagc is a genomic window containing:
- the CARTPT gene encoding cocaine- and amphetamine-regulated transcript protein; translation: MESPRLRPLTVLGAALLFLLPLLGARAQEDAELQPRALDIYSAVEDTSHEKELIEALQEVLKKLKTKSIPIYEKKYGQVPMCHAGERCAVRKGARIGKLCDCPRGTTCNSFLLKCL